The sequence below is a genomic window from Macadamia integrifolia cultivar HAES 741 chromosome 1, SCU_Mint_v3, whole genome shotgun sequence.
ATCTTAGTTCAAACCAATCCAAGGATCGATTTGATTTaatccaagtttttttttaatcagtttcGATCGAGGACTAGGTTTTGAACTTTAGATACCCCTACCTATTACGATCCATACCGTATTATTCAACCACTCAAATGACATGGGTTCATCACGGTACGGATCTGCAGGTTTCCTATAAAGGCTTCAGGGATTTCAGCTCTCCAGCCTGTAGATAGCCTTTCACCCATCGAGAACTTTGGTTTCGACTCTCGACTCTCGACTCTGAAGTTGCAGAGCAGATGAAAGCAATGGAAGCAGAAGCTGCGCTCTCCGAAGACCCCTCCGTAAGTTCCTAGTCAGAACTAATTGTGCTTTTAGAACATTTCGGAATGTTTAGTTTCCTCTTCAAAAGAGTCCCAATAGGGAGAACCGTAAGAGATTCAACTACAAAGCTGGGTTTTCTGCAAAACCCTTCCTCATCTCTCATATTCATCTCCTCAAAAGCCTcaagaaatcagaaccgtttcGTTGTCTCTTACCTCATCAGCTCATGTGGGCTTTCACCCGCAGCTGCAATTTCTGCATCCAAGAAGGTTTGGTTTGAATCCTCTGATAGGCCAGACTCGGTCCTTACCCTCTTCAGAAACCATGGATTCACCGATACCCAAATTTCTAGACTCATTGGAAAGTGTCCGTCATTGCTTTTGTCCAATCCTACTGAGACCCTTCTGCCTAAACTTGAGTTCTTCCATTCTCTGGGCGTTTCGAGCCCTAACCTCGCCAGATTCATCTGCAAAGACCCAAAGGTTTTGTTCTCTAGCTTAGAAAACAAAATCATCCCTACTTTTGATTTCTTAAAGAGTTTACTTGGGACTCTGGAGAATATTATTGGTCTAAATAATCATTCTCGTCTCATCGGTTGTGATATACAGAATGTGGGTCGAAATATTGCAATCTTGAGAGAATATGGAGTGCCAGAGTCTAATATAGTGCGTATACTAACTTACTATCCCATCACGGTGACACCTAAAAATGATCTGTTCAAACAGAGAGTTGAGGAGATTAAGAAAATGGGTTTCAACCTTTCAAAATACATGTTTATGCGTGTTCTATATGTGTTTACATCATTGACCAAATCAACATGGAAGCTGAAAATGGAGGCTTATGGAAGGTGTGGTTTTTCTGAGAATGAGATTCTCATGGCATTTAGGAGGTACCCTTGTTTTATGGAAATGTCTGAGAAGAGGATAATGAGCCATATGGATTTCCTTGTTAATAAAATGGGTTGTGAACGTGCAGTTATCATCACATACCCGCAACTATTTGGGTTTAGCTTGGAGAAGAGGATTCTTCCAAGGTATTCAGTTTTTCGAGTATTGCTATTGAAAGGTTTGGTGAAGGAAGATCGTCAAATGGTTCACATGTTGATAGAAAGTGAGAAGCTTTTCTTGGAGAAATTTGTGACAAAATATGACACAGAAGTTCCTCAACTCTTGGATGTATACAAAGGGAATATTAGTCTGCTAGAACTTGGATATGGAACTGATCAAGTGTGGAAAGAACCTATTGTAAAATGcccaaattttgaaatttgacaaataGATCTAAATGTTTCTTTGAAGCCTCAAGGTCTATATGGAGAGTTTATACAAGCCTCaataactttattttttgttttagaaagCACTTATCTGTTGCCTAGTCATTCTGGTGTCTGTGGTTACTTGAATAGGTGCTACTCCCAGATTTACAGTTTAAGTTCAGTTTCCTCAAAACCTTAAAAGGTGAATAGCAAGGTATGTAAAATCAGATTCTTTGGGATTAAATTTATAAACTTGATTTTAAGATGTTACTTTTTATGCATTTGTGTATTGAtaggttttcttttattaaaaagGCTGCTTGATGTCAATGATTTGATAAATTGGTTATGCTGATTTgtaaaactattaaaaaaggaggagaaaagtGTTTTCGGTTCTAAACTTGTGGTGTTGAAGCTGTAGTGTCACTGTGCTTGTTTACCATTAGTTGGGAATACATGGACCATGTTTAGGATAGTTCTAATCAGTATCAATCAGTTGGCTGCTCTACTTAATCATGGTtttcaaagttttctttcaaACAGAAGAGGAAAAGTTCCTTTCGATGTGTTTGATGATAGTGTTTGGTGCCACTGGAAATAACAGTAAAGTTATACATTTGCCTTTCATGCAAATGCAGAACATTTTCTTCCTAGATAAAggaaaagggggaggagaggaacCTAATTGGATGATGAatcatttttgttgttgttgtgtgtgTGTAGAATGAACCTTGTTgagttaaaatgaccaattTCTATGGGCTGGGGATGCTGCTTGATGCAACTGCAAACAAAAAAGGTAATTGAATTCAGGAAAAAGCAACTACTACTACCAGGACTGATATGACTAGTTGTGCTAGCTTAAGGTCTTACAGGAATTATATTGATGGTGATCAAATAATTCTGAATCCTCCCAAACAAATTATATTGATGGTGATCAAAATCAGTTTCTCTAAAAGCTAAATAGAGGACAATATAATCATTATTGTAGAGGGCCTGCAAACCACAAAGTTATTTAGTTTGAATTGGTAAATCCAAATTGTTTTTTTGCTCTTAGTTTTGATGCGAATTGGGAATCCATAATCAACCTTTAACTGCAAAACCCTTCATCTCTCAAATATTTCTCCTCAAAAGCCTCGAGAAATCAGAACCCTTTTGTTGTCTCTTATGTCATCAGCTCATGTGGGCTCTCACCAGTAGCTGCCATCTCTGCATCCAAAAAGGTTGACTTTGAATTCTCTGATAGACCAGACTCGGTTCTTACCCTCTTCAGAAACCAATGCCCAAATTTCCATTCTCATTGGAAAGTGCCCATCATTGCTTGTGTCCAAATCCTACAAAGACCCTTTTGCCTAAACTTGAGTTCTTCCATTTGTTGGGCGTTTCAAGCCCGAACATTGCCAAGGTCCTCTCCCAGGATCCATTGGTTCTGTTCTGTAGTGTGGAAAACAAAATCATCCCtgctttaatttcttcaaaggtTTATAGTTGGGACTGTGGAGGATGTTATTATTCTTTAAAACGTAAAGATCATCTCATCAATTGTGATATACAGAATGTGGCTCAAAATATTGCAATATTTAGAGAAAATGGGGTGCTTGAGTCTAATATTGTGAGTTTACTGACCTACTATCCCAGCACGATGGCACCTAAAAATGATTGGTTCAAACAGATAGTTGAGGAGATTAAGCAAACCTTTCAAAGTACATGTTTATGCATGCTCTACATGTGTTTACATCAATGAAGAAATTGTTATGGAAGCAGAAATTGGAGGCTTATCGAAGGTGGGGTTTTTCTGAGAGAGATTATCTTGGCATTTAGTTGGTATCATTGCTTTCTGACACAGTCTGAGAAGAAGATTATGAGCCATATGGATTTCATTGTTAAACAATGGTTTGGGAATTGACAATATTATGAGGAATGCACAAATTCTCGGATTTAGCTTGAAGAAGAGGGTTATCCCATGGAGTTTGGTTCTTTGAGTTCTACAATTGAAAGGCCTAGTGGAGAGAGATCATAGCTTAGCAACTGCGTTGATTAAGAGTGATGAGTCATTCTTGGAGAAGTTTGTGACCAGGTAAGAATAGGAAATTCCTCGACTGTTGGATGTATACAAAGGTAAGATTGGTCTACTAGAATTAGGATATGGATCTAAGGAAGTTGATGAAAGGAAACTACtgtgaaaaaattacattttgaaattcaatatGAATATTAATGTTCCCTtaatttctatatttctcttatACAGTTCATTCTTACTGATCCTGATTTATTTTAGGTATGATAGCAGAGTTACCTTGCTGCTTTGGAAACCGGTATTGATTTGTCCATGTTTGAATTAACTATTTTCTATTGTCCGCTAGGATATCTCAAATTCAGCAAGCTTGGTACCTCTATATATGGAATTTATACTGTATTCAACCTCAAAACTCAGTATGATGATATTTTGCACGCATCTTGAAGGATCTATCATTGTTATATTGTATAGTCAGATATCTAACAATCAGTGAGCTTGGTTACAGAGTTTATGCATTTTATTCTGGCCACAAGTTTGAATGATGGTGGTTCTTTTGCCACCCTTAGGGCATTGCTCAATTTGGCTTTCCATCATTAAGCTTATGCCAATTCCACTTGTTTGTTAAATGAGCAGGAAATCTGTTTTCTGATCGATTCAAAATTTTGATCTATACTTAAAGAGCAGTATGTCGTTCATTGTGGTATTCTGACCTTCAAAATTGGTTGACTAATGTGTCTGATCTGAAATGTGTACAGATAACTTTGTTTCTAAACTTTCTATTGCTAGGGCTAACCGTTTAACAGTGATTTTTTGAGAAATTAGTTATGGGATCTGTCAAATGGAAGGGAGGAAAAATCCATGGCATGTGCTTGATGTGAATAATGGCATGATTTTtcaggttttgttttgttttgtttttgtttttgtttttgtttttgtttttgtttttatttatttatttattttaacacATGGAAACCGTATGGTTGAGTTGAGTTGCAGTATAATATGAATGCACGCAAGTGGATTCATGTAATATTATCCAATGTGGAATAGATCATCCAATGTTCATCTCATCCATCAAAATTCAGTGTAAGGATGGTGAGGGGGTTAAAACTGTCATATACTACGATGATGCTATTGTTCATTATAAAAGAATGTAGTtgcatttttgtaatttattgtcaatttgaaatcaaatttaCCCGACTTCCCTACTTTTTTGGAGTTAGAATTTGATCAGAAGGATGGTTCTGGGTTTTCTATCATGGATCCGTTCATGTTTGCTCATGTTATATATGTTTTGGGGCAAGAGAATGTTATCTGTTTGTGTGGTTATTGCACCAGCATATAGATCAATGGGAGGCCGTATGAAGGCATCTTCAATGCATGGGGTGGGGAAACATCAGTTCTCTTTGTGCCCGCCTATGTTTAGATTAGGGTGTTAATAGTTCGATTTTGGTGTAAACGGTTCGATTGGTGCTGGTGTAAGACTTTTTAGGTAAAACAAAACATAACAATTTAATATATAATTTCAttaattgaaatcaaaaccatttataaacaattttcggtttaaacggtttttttaggtttataattttttatccaaacgaTTTCCTTATCCTTAAAAAGTTTAGCAAAATGAATGTAATTTTGAACATGAAATAAATTGTTTAAAGttatatgttttcttttaatagGTGTTAAATATAaagttaata
It includes:
- the LOC122084339 gene encoding transcription termination factor MTERF5, chloroplastic-like — translated: MFSFLFKRVPIGRTVRDSTTKLGFLQNPSSSLIFISSKASRNQNRFVVSYLISSCGLSPAAAISASKKVWFESSDRPDSVLTLFRNHGFTDTQISRLIGKCPSLLLSNPTETLLPKLEFFHSLGVSSPNLARFICKDPKVLFSSLENKIIPTFDFLKSLLGTLENIIGLNNHSRLIGCDIQNVGRNIAILREYGVPESNIVRILTYYPITVTPKNDLFKQRVEEIKKMGFNLSKYMFMRVLYVFTSLTKSTWKLKMEAYGRCGFSENEILMAFRRYPCFMEMSEKRIMSHMDFLVNKMGCERAVIITYPQLFGFSLEKRILPRYSVFRVLLLKGLVKEDRQMVHMLIESEKLFLEKFVTKYDTEVPQLLDVYKGNISLLELGYGTDQVWKEPIVKCPNFEI